A window of Bradyrhizobium sp. AZCC 1719 genomic DNA:
TCGACCTCTACTGCGCGGCGGATCCGAAGCGCACATTGGCTGGCTGGCAAAACTGGCGTGACTGCCCCGCCGACGCAAATGGTACACGGGCGATCCGATTTGGTTACGATCCATCGACCAGCCGCGACGGCACGATGGTGGCGGGTCATCCGGCGATCCTCACCCTTCTGATCGACGATACCGCGCATGTTGCCGGTTTGCAGATCGAGACCGATCCGAAGGCGCGTCTCTATATCCGGAAGAAGGCGTTTCTCCTGGGGCTGCAGGCCAAATCGCGCTACGGCTCGGACGGCTGGGCATGCACCGAGGGCCAGCCTGATGCAGGAGACCAGCCAGTGGGAGGCATCTACCTCAAGGAGCGCTGCACCAAGACGATCAGTGGCCGTTCACTCATTGTCGAACGCAACCTCTTCCGCCGGTCCGATCAGGACAGCAAGAATTTTGTCGACGAATCCCGAATCAGCATCCTGCGAGCCAAGAACTAGCAGCTCTCGATGATGCAGGTGCGGTGCTGAACTTGCGGCGTTCGTCGCCAAGTAAGTGACCTTACTTTTCCACTATGCGATGCTGTCTGGACTTCCGAGCGCGCACCATCGCTGCGCATGCCCGTTTCGTGTGCCTTTCAGCCTACGGATACACCTGCCTTTGCCCGGCTTATTCCGAGGGCCAGAATGCGATGCAGCAGGTCCGGGTAATCTAGGCGGTCATGCCGAGCCGCTGTAGCGAACTCCTGGCTCTTTGCGATTTCGGGATTGGGGTTCGCTTCAATGAAATACGGTGTGCCGTCGGCAGAGAGGCGAAAGTCGATGCGCGCGTATCCATCGAGCCCCAGCGTTCGGTAGATACGTTTTGCTATTCGCTGAATACGGGCGTGTACCTCCGGCAGGAGATTCTTGGCCGGCCCATCTTCAATTCCGACCCGCTCCTGATAACTGGGATCGTGTTTGACCTTCTCGGTGGCTATGTGCCGTGCACCCTGGCCGCCCATGCTGCCGAATTTCAATTCCCAGACCGGCAGAGCCCGCAATCTATTGTTGCCGAGTACGCCGACGTAGAGCTCACGTCCTTCGATATATTGCTCGGCGATGGCGGCAGTTCCGACCCGCTCGTGAATGAAAGCGACGCGCTCTGCGAGCTTCTCGTCCGTATCGACGATCGATGCTTGCGAGATCCCGAAGGATCCATCCTCGTTCAGGCTCTTGACGATCAGCGGCAGCGCCAAGCGCGCTGGCCGTTTGACCTTGCGGCGCATCGGAAACACGGCGAAGGCCGGCACCGCGATCCGGCGATGGTGCACCAAGGTCTTGGATAGATCCTTGCCGCGCGCCAAGATCAGGCCACGCGGATTGCACCCGGTATATGGGATCTGCATAAGCTCGAGATAGCTTGGAATGTGCTGGTCATACACGGGCTCATGGTGAAACTGCTCGAGCAAGTTGAATACCACATGCGGCTTGAAACCTTCGATCTCGTCGCGCACCGGCCTGATTTCCTCCTGCACGCCGAGCGGGCGCACTTCATGGCCAGCCGCACGCAAAGTGCTCACGACGTCGAATTCTGTTTTCCATTCATTGATTTGCCGCGCGGTGTATCCGTCGGTAGAATCCGGGGGCACGAAGTCCGGATGCATCAGCACTAGAATGCGCAGGCGTCTCATAGCGCAATCCACTTGCGCCGCGAGGGGCCGAACAGCGCGTGCATGGTTTTGGCGGTCAACAGTATACTGAAATTGATCACTAGCTTCTGTTTAGAGCCGGCGGCACGCAGATTAAGCTCGCGGCAGCGGGAGATCATATCGTCAAGTACAGCATCAAGCGTAAGTTGGTTCTCGCCCGTCCACCGGGCAACCAGCTGCCTGATTTGGGCGCGGTGTCGCCTGATGAAGAGGGAAGCCGGTTGCTCCCGGCGATGCCGTGGATCGGCGGAAAAGAGCCGGGAGAGGTCGCGGTCGTAAGTCTTCGGTGGCTTGAATGCGTAGAACGCCTGCTTTTTCTGATAGTGGTCGCCAAGCGTCTGACTGAGCTCATGCAGCGGATCGACACGCTCCCGCGTCGTAATTGGCGGCCGCTTCCCGGCGATTTCGTCCATCAGTTCGTCGACATATTCGAGCTTCTTCAGCGCTGGCCAACCGGCATAGCGCGTCCGCCAGTTCGAACGCGGCCGCAGCCACACCGCGAAGGTTTCGGCAAAATCCTCGTCCGGATGGCTTTGCGCGTACCAGAGCCGAAGATGCTGGACATAACTCCGGCTGGCCGGATTGGGCCGGTAGTAACGCGGGTAGTGCTTCGAGGACGGGCCGAACAGCTGCTGCCAACGCCGACGACGTTGCAGCTGATACGCGTGCTGCACGGCATGGCCTGCCTCATGACGGAGAATGGCCATGCACTCGGACCAAGTGCCGCCCTCGACGTCGAGCATCATCTTCTTCTCGATTTTCATCAGGCGGGGATGGGTAAGATAGAATGGGATGGCAATACCGGGCACATCTGCCGGGCTAAACCATTCGCTCGATACCCATGCGTGTGGCCGCAGCCGGATGGCCCGCCCTTCGAGCTCTTCATAGAGAGTGCTGAGACAATCCTCGAGCCAAGTTCCTTCGACCGAAACCTTCAGACTACTGAGAGGTTGCTTGAGCAACTGTTCGTCCGATAGCTTTTCCCAAGGATATTTCCGACGTGGCATAGGCATCCAGAAGCATAAGAACTCGGTACTTGGATGGTGTCATAGGATACGGCTGGCAACAACCGTCGACCCTTCGCGGCGTGCCGCTGTTGGCCAGCGTCGGCTTTGGGCCTAGCTACCAACTCCTGCAGCACAGCATTGTAAGTTGGCGTCAGCTCCTGTGCGCGGCCGACGTTCCTCGGTGCGCCACCCTGGTTCTATTCGTTCAGACGCCAGCATTCTGTCCTGTCTCCAGGCAAATAACTCGCGTCGCAAAAAATCGATTTTTCTTGAATAATCTATTTTCCATAACAACTTCAACGTGATTTGCCCCGTGCAGTCGTCGCATCAAAAATATTCCGCTTCGCCGCACAAATCCCGCCGTCCCGTCCCGACAAGAGGGGCGTTGGCCATCGTCACGAACGTGGGGCGGGATGCGGTGGACGCGGCAGCGTCGGCGCGAGAGGTTGTTCGCAGGGCGGCTACGGCCGTGAGCGGACACGGCGCGCAGGACGTACGGCGCTGAAGCGTACGGCAAAACCGTGTGGTCCTGGCACCCGTGGCTGGTGTCAAGCTGACGGAGGTGCGTTGAACCCAACCGGGTTCGACAAGCCTTCAATCCGTCAGCGATGGAGGCAAGAGGAATTCGTCTCCAGGGAGAGCACGGTATAAGCCGTAAAGCCACTGCGCAGGGAATGCCGGAGTGCCTCGGCTGTACCTGTATGCTCGTGTGCGCATCTCTTTGCGCTACTTGCACACGAGACCGCGGGTGCAGCAAGCACCCGGCATT
This region includes:
- a CDS encoding D-alanine--D-alanine ligase family protein, with protein sequence MRRLRILVLMHPDFVPPDSTDGYTARQINEWKTEFDVVSTLRAAGHEVRPLGVQEEIRPVRDEIEGFKPHVVFNLLEQFHHEPVYDQHIPSYLELMQIPYTGCNPRGLILARGKDLSKTLVHHRRIAVPAFAVFPMRRKVKRPARLALPLIVKSLNEDGSFGISQASIVDTDEKLAERVAFIHERVGTAAIAEQYIEGRELYVGVLGNNRLRALPVWELKFGSMGGQGARHIATEKVKHDPSYQERVGIEDGPAKNLLPEVHARIQRIAKRIYRTLGLDGYARIDFRLSADGTPYFIEANPNPEIAKSQEFATAARHDRLDYPDLLHRILALGISRAKAGVSVG
- a CDS encoding putative zinc-binding metallopeptidase, yielding MLKQPLSSLKVSVEGTWLEDCLSTLYEELEGRAIRLRPHAWVSSEWFSPADVPGIAIPFYLTHPRLMKIEKKMMLDVEGGTWSECMAILRHEAGHAVQHAYQLQRRRRWQQLFGPSSKHYPRYYRPNPASRSYVQHLRLWYAQSHPDEDFAETFAVWLRPRSNWRTRYAGWPALKKLEYVDELMDEIAGKRPPITTRERVDPLHELSQTLGDHYQKKQAFYAFKPPKTYDRDLSRLFSADPRHRREQPASLFIRRHRAQIRQLVARWTGENQLTLDAVLDDMISRCRELNLRAAGSKQKLVINFSILLTAKTMHALFGPSRRKWIAL